A window of Methylobacterium bullatum genomic DNA:
CATTCGTCGCGGCGAGCCTGCGGGAGATATCGCTGGAGGTCGAGGACCGGGCCTTCGCCGAGGAACGCCTCGCTGCCCTGTCCCGCGAGGAGGCACGGCGGCCCTTCGACCTGGCGGCACCGCCCCTGTTCAGGGCCGTGCTGGTGCGGATGGAGGCCGAGCGCCACGTCCTGCTCCTCACCATGCATCACCTCGTCTCCGACGGCCGCTCGGTGGAGATACTGCTCGCCGACCTGATGCGCCTCTATGCGGCGGGCGAGGATGCGGCTCCGCTGCCGCTGCCGATCGCCTATGCCGATTACGCGCGCTGGCAGCGCGACTGGCTGGAGGCCGGCGAACTCGAGCGCCAGCTCGGCTGGTGGCGGGACCGCCTCGGGGCGACGGAGACCGTGATCCCCCTGCCGGCCGATCGCCCGCGCCCGGCGGTCCAGAGCTTTCGCGGAGCGGCGGTGGATTTCGCGGTCGATGCCGATATCGCCGCCCGCCTCGAATCCCTCGCGCGGCAGGCCGGCGCCACGACGGCGATGGTCCTGCTGGCCATCCTGGCCCTGGTGCTCCGGCGCTATACCGGCGAAGCGGATCTGCGCATCGGCGTGCCGGTGGCCAACCGCAACCGGCCGGAGACGGAAGGGCTCGTCGGCCTGTTCGTCAACACCCTGGCGATCCGGGTCGTCGTCGATCCGGGTGCCAGCGTCCTCGACCATGTGCGGGCCGTGCGCGACGCCATGGTGGACGCTCAAGGACACCAGGATCTGCCCTTCGAGCGTCTGGTGGAGGCGCTCCAGACCCGCCGGACCGTGAGCCATACCCCCGTCGTCCAGGTCATGCACAGCCACCGGGTCGAGGGGCCGTCCAGGTTCACGGTGGGCGATCTCGTCGTGTCGCCCTTCGGGCGGGGAACCGGCAACGTCCAGTTCGATCTCGTTCTGGAGACGGTGGCGGAGGCCGGCGGCGCCTTGCGCGGCGCGTTCGGCTATGCCCGCGACCTGTTCCAGCGGGACACCATGGAGCGGATGCGCGACGGTTTCCTCACTCTGCTGCGCGGCGCGGTGGAGGAAACCGGCCGCCGCGTCGACGCCCTGCCGCTGGTCCCTGCCTCCTCTCTCGCGGATCTGTCCTCGCCCTACGCGGACGGGCTGCCGTTGTCGGATTCGCTGGTGCCGGAGCTGATCGGTGAGGCGGCCTTGGCCGATCCCGATGCTCCGGCGGTGATCAGCGGGCCGCGCACCACCACGTTCGGCGAGCTCGACCGGGCCGCCAACCGCCTCGCCCACCGGCTGATCCGGGAGAGCGTCGGCCCCGAGACGGTCGTCGCCGTGGCCCTGCCGCGCGGGCCTGACCAGATCGCCGCCTTCCTCGCCATCCTGCGGGCCGGGGGCGCGTTCCTGCCCCTCGATCCGGGCCAGCCGCGGGCGCGTCTGGCCGCCCTCCTGCGCGATGCCGGCGCCCGCCTGCTGCTGGCGCAGGGCAGCGCCCTCGACGGGCTGGCGCAAGAGGCCGGGATGGGAGAGGCCGGGATGGGGGAGGGGCGAGCCTGGACCCTCCGCCCTCGACCTCTCGGCCGAGCCCGAGACCGCGCCGTGCCGCACGGCCCATCCGGAGCAACTCGCCTACGTGATCTACACGTCGGGCTCGACGGGGACCCCCAAGGGCGTCGCCGTGGCGCACGGCCCGCTGGCGATGCATGTCCGCGCCACGGGGGCCGTCTACGGTACGGGCCGGGAGACCCGCGAACTCCACGTCCTGTCGATGAGCTTCGACGGGGCGCAGGAGCGCTGGATGGTGCCCCTGGCCTTCGGCGGCTGCGTCGTGCTCAAGCCCGACGGGTTGTGGACCCCGCGCGAGGCGCTGGACGCCATGGAGCGTCATCGCGTGACCCATGCGGGCTTTCCCACCGCCTACATGCATCAGCTGGCGCTCGAGGCTGCCAGCGGCCCGCGCCCGAGCCGGCGCTCCTACGCGTTCGGCGGCGAGGCCCTGTCGCGGGAGAGTTTCGCGCTCATTGGCCGGGCTCTCGATCCGACGCTGCTGATCAACGGCTACGGCCCCACCGAGACGGTGATCTCGCCCCTGGTCTGGCGGGCGCGGGCCGGGGACGCGGTGGAGGGGCCTACGCCCCCATCGGCCGTGCGGTGGGGGACCGGCGGGCCTACATCCTCGACGCGGCGTTGCAGCCGGTGCCGGTGGGGGTCACCGGGGAGCTGCATCTCGGCGGTGACGGTCTGGCGCGGGGCTATCTCGGCCGGGCTGGGCAGACGGCGGACCGGTTCATCCCCGACCCGTTCCCGGACCTGTCGGGTCGCGCGGGGGGGCGGCTCTACCGTACCGGGGATCTGGCGCGCTGGCGGGCGGACGGGACGGTGGAGTATCTCGGCCGGGCGGACGCGCAGGTGAAGCTGCGCGGGTTCCGGATCGAACTCGGCGAGGTCGAGGCGGCGCTGCTGGCGCAGGAGACCGTGGCGGGCGCGGCGGCGGCGTTGCGCCAGGGTCCAGCGGGTCCGCTGCTGGTGGCCTACGTTGTCACTGCGGCCGGGGCGGATTTCGACGCGAGCGCGCTCCGGGCGGACCTCGCCCGGCGGTTGCCGGACTACATGGTGCCGAGCCGGATCGTGGCGCTGGATCGGTTGCCGCTGACGCCCAACGGCAAGCTCGACCGTGCGGCCTTACCCGAGCCCGCGCCACTCGCCGAGTCGCCAAGCGGCACCTGGCGCCCGCTCACCCCCACCGAGACGGTGGTGGCCGAGATCTGGGCCAAGGCCCTCGGCCTCCCCGCCATCCCGCCCGACCAGAACTTCTTCGAGGCAGGGGCGAACTCGCTCACCGCCCTGCGTGTGCTCACGGCGCTGGGCGCGGCGTTCCCGGAGCGCAGCCCGACCATCGCCGACATCTTCAACAACCAGAGTGTCGAGACCCTGGCCGCCGCGCTCACCGCCGATGCGGTGGGCACCGCGCAGGTGGTGCGCCTGCGGGCGACCGGCGACCGGCCGATGCTCTACTGCTTCCCCGGCCTGATGGTGAACACCCGGGAATATGCGCCCCTGGTCCGCCGCCTCGGGCCGGACCAGCCGGTCACCGGCTTCGTCTGCTACTCGCTGACCGACGCGCGCAAGAGCGTAGTCTCGGTGGAGGACATCGCCGCGCGCTACGCGGAGATCATCGAGAGGGAGAGCGCCGGGCGTCCCTGCACGATGCTCGGCTGGTCCTGGGGCGGCGTCCTCGCCTACGAGGCGGCGCGGATGCTGGGCTCGCGCATCGACCTCGGCTTCGTCGGCATGCTCGACGTCTGCGACATCGATGTGAGCTTCGCCGTCGGCGCCCTGCCGGTGCTGATGCCGGAGCAGCGCCGCCGCCTTCAGGAGAACGTCGCGTCCTGGCTGGAGCGCTCGCCGATGCGGGCCGACTGGGAGGACCTGTTCCGGCGCATGGATCCGGAACTCCACGAGCAGTTCCTCGCCTATGTGGCGGCGGCCCCCGATCCGCTGCCCCTCGACGGGCCGGGCGTCGGCAGCAAGGAATACGAACTCTGGACCTTCGTCGACAACACGCTGCTGTACCGCCGCTACCGGGCGGACAGGTTCGATTGTCCGATCCGGGTCTGGCTCGCTGGCCGCTCGGTGGAGCGAGGCCTGAACCATGTGGATTGGGGCCGCTATTCCAACCGGGTGGAACAGGTGACCGTGATCCCCGACGTCACCCACCGGGAGATCGTGGATTCCACGATGTTCCACGACAGTTTCGCGGCCTCGCTGTGACCGGACCGGGTCATTCGGCTTGCGCCCCCCCTCCGCGCGGGCACCACGGGTCCCCTCTCCTGAAAGGAGAGGGACAGGGTGAGCGACTGTCTGTCAGGTCAAGAGGCCAGAGCGAGGTCCTTGCGGATCTCGCGGGCTTTGGCGTTGAGGCGCACGAGGAGTTTGTGGGCGAGGGCGACGCGGACGAGCTTTTTGGGCTTTCCGGCTTGGCTCAACCGCTGGTGGAAGGCGGCAAAGTCGGGATCGTATCGGCGCACGATCTCGGCGACGACGAACAGGACGGCCCGAACCCCGGCGCGTCCGCCGCGCACGGGGCGCTTGCCGGCGCGGCGTCCGCTGTCGTGGGCGATGGGCGCCAGGCCGGCGAGCTTGGCGACAGCCTTGTTGGACAGGGTTCCGATCTCGGGCATCTCGGCCATCAGATGGGCGACCGTGCGGTCGGCCACGCCCTTGATCGTGCGGAAGCATCGGTCGAGGGCCGTCCAGACGGGGTCCAGGGCGATGGCCTGGGCGATGTGGGCTTCCAGCACCCGGATCTGCGCCGTGATGGCCGCCAGGACGGGGGTGAAGGAGGCGAGCACCTCCGGCTCGGTGACGAGGCGGGCCTGGTTGGCCTGCCCGACCTTCAGCGCCGTGAGTTGGCGCAGGCGCACCACCAGGGCGGTGAGCCGGACCTGGGTCGCCGTGGCCGGCGGGGTCGGACGCAGGCCTTTGGTCGCGGCGTACCAGGCGATCATCCCGCAATCGATCCGGTCGGTCTTCTCCAGCACACCCATGCCGTCGGCGAAACGGCGCACGGCGCGCGGGTTGACGACCGTGGCCGGAACGCCCTCGGCCCAGAGCGCGCCGAAGACCGCGCGTTCGTACCCACCGGTGGCCTCCATGGCCACCAGATCGACCCGGTGCTCCCGACAGAACGCCGCCAGATCGGCGCGGCCCTCCGGGGTGTTGGCCATCTGCCGCCAGGCGCCATCGCGGCCGATGCGGGCATCCAGCGTGTCGGCGCCGATATCCACTCCACAGACGATGTGTGTCACGGTAACCTGCCTTGTCCATGCGACGGGCTGTCGAGCGACTGTCCGGTCGTGCGTGACGAAGCGGCCCACGGTCCCAAAGCTCACCCACGGTTGTGGCCAGAGGTGTGGCGGGCGCCGCGGACCGCGCGCCGGGTGGGGCGGCCACCTCACTCGGCGCACCCTCGAATGGACACCACCCGGGGACGCCTTTCCAGATACAAGGTGTGTGAGTTTTCCGGAGATGCACCACACCTCACCCCAACCCTCTCCTTCCAGGAGAGGGAGCCCGTCGCGCCTGGAGTCGAACCCTCTTGGATAGAGGGAACTGCCCGCGAGCAGATGGGTGAACCCGGTAGCTCGGGGGGAGAAGTCAGGAGTGGGGGTGGCTCCGCCAGCCTTCGTAAGCTGAGGGTCACCCAATCACCCCTAACTCCTCCCCACAAGCTCGACGGATCTCAGGCAGGCCCGAGATCCGCTGGGGAGGAGGGTCGCGCATTCCGCGACATGCGCGAATGGCGTGGGCGACCCGCCGGGGAGGCCTATCGCCTATGGTTGCGCGTCGGCGCCCGGCGCGAACACCATCAGGGTCGGGCTCGCCGCTGCGGAGAAGCCGAGGCCGGAATAGAGCCGCTCCACATGGCCGCCGGCCACGCATTGGAGCATCATTGTCTCCGCGCCGGCCTGTCGGGCGCTCGCCATCGCCGCCCGCGTGACCAGGGCGCCGAGGCCATGCCCGCGCCGTGTCGCGAGGCTGCCGACATTGTAGAGCCCGGCAAGGCGGCCCGCCCGGTAGACCGAGGCACAGGCCACCGGAACGCCATCCGCGCTCACGGTGAGGTGTCGCGTCTCGACCCCCTCGACGGGCCGGGCGTCGCGCAGCACCGGCAGGAAGACCGCCTCGGCGATCGCGTTCACGCCCGCGTCGTCGTAGAGGCCGGCGCAGACCGACAGGTAGCCCTCGCCGGGAGCCGCCGTCTCCTCCGTCGCGAGGGTCAGCCCCTCGGGCATGACCGGCGCCTGCACGTCCCGGCAATCGCCCAGCATCCAGCGGGTTGGGAAGGCGGCCTGCAGGTCCGGATGGGCGCCGAGCGCGTCTCCGCCCTTGGTGACGAGGAGGGCCGGGAGCCGGCCGCGCCCCGCGGAGGTCGCCCGGACCCAGGCGAGGTCGGTGGTCTCGACGCCGACGTTGAAACCCGGCTCCGGAATCGCGTTCGACCAGAGGTAACGCCCGCCATCCGGCGCGGTTTCGATGTCCGAGACGTAGCAGCCCGCCTGCATCAGGCAATGGGCATCGAGCATCTCGCGAAAATCGACATCCTTCATGCATTCTCCCGTTTCGGTTCGACGGCGGCAAGGCCTGACGCGTCCTGTGCATCGCTGGAGTCAGGTGTCGGTCGAGTACTGATATGGGGGATCGCCCAGTTTTGTCGACATTCTATCGGTCGATATTTTGTCTTTAAAAGTGTAACGATAAAAATATGGATCGAATGTCTCTTTGGACAGAGAATGTTCATGCCTGTGCTGGCGGTGGATAAAATTTTTAGCCTGCCTGCTGCGGGTGTCGCGATCACGGAGTCGGGGTCGCGAAATCGAATCGGTTCGTTGCCGGGTTGTGAAGACACGGCGATAAAAGCGCGGAAAGCATTCTCGATGATGGTCATTTTTCTATCAATTACAAATAATCGGTCCGGTGCGTTGCGATGAAGTCGGTTACCTTGTTCTGCGTTGTATGTCCGTCCTTCCTCGTTTACAGCCACCGGCCGATCCGCGGCCAGACTTCGCGCCGTCCCGCCATCGTGGAGAACACCCCGTGACAGCCATGGCTTCCGAAGCCCAGGTGCGCCTCGCCGATGCCGGGCGATACATCGCGGACCTGTGCGAGCACTTCCTCGAACACGATATCCCGGTGCTTCACGAGCCGGGACGCGGGCGGGTCGAGTTCGATGTCGGCACCGGCACCCTCGTCGCCGCCGAAGGCCTGCTCGCCCTGAAGGCGGAGGCGACCGACGAGACCTCCCTCGCCGTCGTCAAGTTCATGCTCGCCTCGCATCTCCAGGAGCTTCCCGGCGCCACGGACGCATCCATCGTCTGGACCGGCGACGGCTGCGCCGACGACACGATCCCGAGCCTGCGCGAGGTCACCGTCCGCCACGTCGTCGATCTGACGCCGCATATGCGCCGGATCACCTTCGCCGGCACGGATCTGGCGCGCTACGACGCGTTCGACATGCATGTGCACGTCATCATTCCGCCCGAGGGCCACGCGCCGCAATGGCCTGTGCCGGGGATCGACGGCATCCCGGTCTGGCCGCAGGGGGAGGGCGCGCCCTCCATGCGCACCTACACGATCCGCCGTATCGACGTGGCTGCGGGCGAGATCGACATCGACTTCGTCATGCATCATGACGCCGGCCCCGGCGCGTCCTTCGCGAAGCGCGCCAAGGTCGGGGACGTGGTCGGGCTGCTCGGCCCCGGGGGCCGCAGCGCCGGCGCGGCGGAGTGGTATTGTCTCGCCGCCGACGAGACCGGCCTGCCGGCCATCGGTCGCATCCTCGGGCGGCTGCCGGGCCATGTGGGCGGGGTCGCGGTGATCGAGGTCGACGGGCCGGCCGACGAGCAGGCGCTCGACCGGCCGGACGGGGTGGAGCTGCGCTGGCTCCACCGCAACGGCGCACCGCCCGGCACGACCACGCTCCTGGCGGATGCGGTCCGGGCGATCCCGTTCCCGCAGGATCGCACGGTCTTCGCCTGGGCCGGCTCGGAATTCGATGCGTTCAAGGCCCTGCGGACGCATTGGCGCAAGACCTGTGGCCTCACCCGTGACCAGCATCTCGCCGTGGCCTATTGGCGGCGCGGCGCCGACGAAGACGCCAAGGACGAGGATTGAAGCGTGATGTCAAAGAGCGTCATCCGAGGCGGCATGTTTCCATGATGCTCGACCTGTCTCCCCTGCGGGCGAGCCGCGGGTTCCAGCTGCTCTATGCGGCGCGGGCCGCCTCGTTCCTCGCCTTCGGGGTGCTCGGCGTCGCCGTGAGCCTGCAGATGTACGCGCTCACGTCCTCGTCGCTGCAGGTGGCCTTCCTTAACGCCGCCGTCGCGGGATCCATGGCGCTGGCGCTCATCGTCGGCGGCTGGCTCGCCGATAGCTACGACCGCCGCGTGGTCATGGTCTGGTCGCGCACGGCGCATCTCCTCACCATCCTGATCCTCATGGCCAACGCCGCCCTCGCGGCGCCGATGGTCTGGCCGATCTACGCGGCGGCCGTGGTCGGCGGCTCGACCTTCGGCTTCGGCATGCCGGCGATCATGGCCGCCACCCCGGCGCTCGTCGGGCGCGAGCACCTGTCGGGGGCCGCTGCGCTCACCGCCGTCGCGGCGCAGGCGGGCGCCATCGCCGGGCCGTTCCTGGCCGGGGCGATCACCGCCGGCGCGGGGCTCGTCGCGTGCTACGGCGTGGTGGCGCTGATCTCCGGCATCACGCCGATCGTGCTCGGGTTCCTGCCGCCGCTGCCGCCCCTGGCCGGGCCGTCCGCTGCGGCGCCCCTTCCCGTGCTTGCCGCCGACGAGGCCGGCTTCATGGGGGGCTTGCGCTACATCGCCCGCTCGCCCCTGGTGCTGAGCCTGCTCCTGGTCGATCTCGTCGCCCTGGTCTTCGCCGTGCCCTACGTGCTGCTGCCCGAACTCGCGACGCACGGGCTCGGCGGAGGGCCCGACAGCATCGGCCTGCTCTATGCCGCCCCCTCGGTCGGCGCGCTCTTCGGCGCCCTGGCCTCGGGCCGGGCCGGCGCGAGCCCGTTCGCAGGGCGCTGGCTCGTGGCCTGCGTGGCGATCTGGGCCTGTGCCTGCATCGCGCTGGGCTTCAGCGACGGCATGGCTCCCGCCCTGTTCTGCCTTGCCACCCTCGGCGCCGCCGCGAGCCTCGCCGGCATCCTGCGCGCGGCCCTGATCCAGCGCGCGACGCCGGACGCGATGCTCGGCCGGGTGTCGAGCCTGTGGGTGCTGGAGGAAACCATCGGCCCGGCGCTCGGCGGCATGCAGGCCGGCACCACGGCCCATCTAGCCTCGGCGCGGATCGCCATGGCGGCGGGCGGCGGCCTCTGCCTCGCCGCCACCGCCGCCATCGCGGCGTTCACGCCCGCCCTGCGGGATGCGAGCCTCGCTCCGGAGGCGAAAAGGAAGGCCGAGGATCTCGCCCTGGCTGCCGTCGATGCGCGCTAGAGCGCTCTCCGCCGAAGTGGATGCCGGTTCGACGAAAAAGAGCGCGGCAAATCAAAGACCTAGAGATGTGTCCCGACCCAACGTGGTCGGGCACAGCTCTAGAAGGGCCGTTGTCGGCCTGGCGGCCTGCCTCCTCGTGCTGGCCTGTCTGCCCGCGCGCGCGGAAAATAAGATGCCCGCCCAGCCACGGGTCGCCGCCCTGGACTGGAGCGCCGTGGAATTGCTCCTCGGCCTCGGCATCGTGCCGGTCGCGGTGACGCAGCCCGAGAACTACAACCGCACCGTGGTGGCGCCGGCGCTCCCCGAGGGGGTGGTCGATCTCGGCCTCGTGGTGGAGCCCAACCTCGAAGTGCTGGCGAGCCTGAAGCCGGACCTCATCCTCGCCAACCCGATCCAGGTGGCGACGCAAGGCAGCTTCCTGTCGCGCATCGCCCCGACGGAGGCGGTCTCCATCGCCAATGCCGGGGGCGATCCCTACGAGCGGGCGAAGGCGGAGACCATGCGCATCGCCGTGCGGCTCGGCAGGGTGGAGCAGGCCAAAGCCCTGGAGGCACGGACCGAGGCGATCCTCACCGAGGCGGCGGCGAGCGCCTGCCCGGCGGAGAGACATCCGACCTACCTCGTCTGGATCGTCGACCACCGCAACATCGTGGTCTACGGCCGCACCAGCCTGTTCCAGACCGTGCTCGACCGCCTCCGGATCGCGAATGCCTGGACCGGCGCAAGCAACGCGTCCGGCTTCACGGCGGTGGGGATCGAGCAGCTCGCCACCGGCCCGGCCGATGCCCGCATCGTCCATATCGGGCCGATCCAATCCGACGCCGCCAGGGCGCTGGCCGGCAGCCGGCTCTGGCAGACGCTTCCGGCGGTGCGCGAGCATCATGTCGACGTGGTGGCTCCGGTCTGGTTCTACGGCGGCCTGCCGGCCATCGCGCGTTTCGCCGAACTGATGACCGGTCTCGCCAAGCGGGATTGCCCCCGTGGCTGAGGTGGATCTGGCCGAGCCCCGCCTCGATGCCCTCGCGCCGCCCCGGTCGCGGATCGGCGGGACGATGCTCCTCATCGGCGCGGTGGCCCTCGTGGCCGGGCTCCTCACCCTGCGCACGCTCACCGCCGACATGGCGCTCGGCCCGGCGCTGAAGGCCCTGTGGAGTCCCGACTGGACCGACATCGCGCAGGTCATCCTGCACGAGAGCGTGCTGCCGCGGATCGTCACCGCCTGGCTCGCCGGCGCCGCCCTCGCTTTGTCGGGGGTGGTGCTGCAGCAGGTGCTGCGCAATCCCCTCGCCTCGCCCTCGACGCTGGGCATTTCGGCCGGGGCGCAGCTCGCTTTGGCCCTGGCCTCCCTGTTCGCGCCCGGCCTCTTCTCGCAAGGGCGGGAGGCGGTGGCGCTCTCGGGCTCCGCCCTGGCGGTACTCGCGGTCTTCGCCCTCGGCCGCGCCAAGGGCTTCGCCCCCCTCGCGCTGCTGCTGGCCGGCCTCGTGGTCGAACTCTATTGCGGGGCGATCCAGACTCTCCTCGTCATCCTGCATCAGGAGCGGCTGTTCGGCCTGTTCGTCTGGGGCGCGGGCTCGCTCGCCATGAACGATTGGAGCGCGCCGGCCTATCTCGCGCCCCGCCTCGCGGTGGCCGCCGTCCTGGTGGCGCTGATGGTGCGGCCCCTTTCGGTGCTGGATCTCGACGAGGCGAACGCGAAGAGCCTCGGGCTCTCCCTCGGCCGGGTCCGGTTCCTCGCGGTGGCCGTGGCGGTGGCGCTCGGCGGCTTCGTGGTGGCGGGGGTGGGCGTCATCGGCTTCGTCGGTTTCGCCGCGCCGATCCTCGTCCGCCTCACCGGCACGCGCACCCTGCGCGACCGCCTCATCGCCGCGCCCCTGCTCGGGGCGGCCCTGATCTGGCTCACCGATTCCGTGGTCCTGGCCCTCGCCCCCATCGCGCAGGTGCCGACCGGGGCGCTCGCCGCCCTCGTCGGCGTGCCGATGCTGCTCTGGCTGCTGCCGCGCCTGCGCGGCGTCGGCGCGCTGCATCGCCCGGGGGACGGCGCCTCGGCCCGGATCGCTCGACCCTGGGGCCTGGTCCTGGCCGGAGCGGTGTCGCTCGCCCTCCTCGTCTTCGTCGCGCTGACCCTCGGCCGCGACCCCGCCGGCTGGCACTGGAGCCTCGGGGCCGGCCTCGACGCGCTGCTTCCCTGGCGCCTGCCCCGTATCGTCGCCTCGCTCGCGGCCGGCGCGATGCTGGCCATCGCCGGCACCCTGCTGCAGCGGCTCACCGGCAATCCCCTGGCGAGTCCCGAAGTGCTCGGGATCAGTTCCGGGGCCGCCCTCGGCCTCGTCGCCGTCACGATCGTCCTCGGCACGCCGGACCGGATGGCGCTGCTCGGCGCCGGCAGCCTCGGGGCGCTCGCGACCCTCCTGGCGATCCTGAGCCTCGGCCGTCGTGCCGACACCGCGCCCGAGCAGATGCTGCTGGCCGGCATCGGCCTTACCACCGGGTTCGGCGCGCTGCTCACCATCCTGATGATCAGTGGCGACCCTTCCGTGGTGATGCTGCTCGGGTGGACGGCGGGCTCCACGGCACGGGTGGCGCCGGAGGATGCCGTGGCCGCCCTCGCCATCCTCGCCCTCGGGGCCGCCTGCCTTCCCGCCCTGACCCGCTGGCTCGATCTGCTTCCCCTCGGCGATCTCACCGGCCGCTCGCTCGGGCTCGACCTTCGCCGCAGCCGCCTGGCCATCCTGGTCGTGGCGGCGATCCTCACCACCGCGGCGACCCTGGTGGCGGGGCCGTTGAGCTTCGTCGGCCTCGTGGCGCCTCAGGTGGCGCGGTTGTCGGGCCTCACCCGCGCAGCGCCGCAACTCGCCGGTGCTGCGATCGTCGGCGCGCTCATCATGGTCGCTGCGGATTTCGTCGGGCGGATGGCGTTCTTCCCCTACCAGCTGCCCGCCGGATTGGTAGCGACCCTCGTCGGAGGACCGTTCCTGATGTGGCTCCTGGCCCGGCGTTGAATATCCCGGAACGAGTTTCGCGAGGCTCTAGACTCGAATTATTCCAAAGAAGGGATGTGCTTCCTAGGCAACGCAGTCACAACTTCGATCATCGAGGCGCAACTTCGCCTTGCTGTCAAAGACGCCGTATGGATTTGTCTTGCCGAAGCGCGACCTTTGTTTTTGAATCGTTCTACGCGATGCATCGGCAGGGACATCGCGTTCAGTCACGATCAGGTCCGTGCTGTGTTTTCGACGATCAAGGTCTTCTCTATGTCTCATGGCATGTTGCTTTCTGCTGGCACGTTTTCTCACAAAGCCGTGAGTGGCCTGCGTTGTCTCGCCGGCGTCTCGACCGTGGCGATGCTCGCCATGGCCCCCGCCCTGTGGAGCGGGGAGGCCCTCGCCCAGGCGGCGTCGGGCGGCACGGCGGCGGTGCAGCTCGACACTTTGTCGGTGCAGGGCTCGGGCGCGGGTGTCGGCAGCGGCAGCACGAACGACAGCATCATCGCCGCGAATTCCTACGTCCTGTCGCGCAGCTCGTCCGGCACCAAGACCAACGCCAGCCTGCGCGAGATCCCGCAATCGATCTCGGTGGTGACCCAGAAGCAACTCGAGGATCGCGGCGCGCAGAACCTCGCCGACGCCCTCGCCTATACGGCCGGCGTCGTCTCTTCGCCCCAGGGCGAGGACGGCCGGTTCGACCAGCTGATCATCCGTGGCTTCGACCAGACCATCCGCGGTGTCTACCGCGACGGCATGCGCCTGCCCGTCACGAGCTTCTCCGGCTTCCCGCAGGAGCCCTACGGAATCGAGCGGATCGACGTCCTGCGCGGGCCGACTTCGGGCCTCTACGGCCTGAACGATCCGGGCGGTCTCGTGAACTTCGTCAGCAAGAAGCCCCTCGACGTGCCCCTGCGCGAGATCTACGGCTCCTACGGCAGCTACAACCGCAAGCAGTTCGGCTTCGACCTGAGCGGCCCGGCGAACCCCGAAAAGACCATCCTCTACCGGATCACCGGCTTCCTGCGGAACGGCGGCACCCAGGCCGATTACGTCGATCTCGACCGAGTCTACATCGCGCCGGCCGTGACGTTCCGGCCCTCCGCCGATACCAGCCTGACGCTTCTGGGCAATTACCAGAAGGATGTCTCGGGCGATAAGTACCGCCTGATCCCGCAATACTACACCAACGGGTCGAACCCGCTGAAGGCCAACCTGCGCGACCGCTTCCTCGGCGAGCCCGATTTCAGCCGCTTCAAGGCCGAGCGCGCCATGGCGGGCTACGAGTTCTCGCACCGGTTCGACGACGAATGGACCGTGCGCCAGAACCTGCGCTACGCCCATGCCAGCACGAACTACAACAGCATCTACCCGACCGGGCTGAACACCACGATCGTCAACGGTGTCCCGACGGTGACGTCGCCATCGCTCATTAACCGTTCGGCCCAGACCTGGTTGGAGGATTACGGCGTC
This region includes:
- the fhuB gene encoding Iron(3+)-hydroxamate import system permease protein FhuB, encoding MAEVDLAEPRLDALAPPRSRIGGTMLLIGAVALVAGLLTLRTLTADMALGPALKALWSPDWTDIAQVILHESVLPRIVTAWLAGAALALSGVVLQQVLRNPLASPSTLGISAGAQLALALASLFAPGLFSQGREAVALSGSALAVLAVFALGRAKGFAPLALLLAGLVVELYCGAIQTLLVILHQERLFGLFVWGAGSLAMNDWSAPAYLAPRLAVAAVLVALMVRPLSVLDLDEANAKSLGLSLGRVRFLAVAVAVALGGFVVAGVGVIGFVGFAAPILVRLTGTRTLRDRLIAAPLLGAALIWLTDSVVLALAPIAQVPTGALAALVGVPMLLWLLPRLRGVGALHRPGDGASARIARPWGLVLAGAVSLALLVFVALTLGRDPAGWHWSLGAGLDALLPWRLPRIVASLAAGAMLAIAGTLLQRLTGNPLASPEVLGISSGAALGLVAVTIVLGTPDRMALLGAGSLGALATLLAILSLGRRADTAPEQMLLAGIGLTTGFGALLTILMISGDPSVVMLLGWTAGSTARVAPEDAVAALAILALGAACLPALTRWLDLLPLGDLTGRSLGLDLRRSRLAILVVAAILTTAATLVAGPLSFVGLVAPQVARLSGLTRAAPQLAGAAIVGALIMVAADFVGRMAFFPYQLPAGLVATLVGGPFLMWLLARR
- the fhuD gene encoding Iron(3+)-hydroxamate-binding protein FhuD produces the protein MRARALSAEVDAGSTKKSAANQRPRDVSRPNVVGHSSRRAVVGLAACLLVLACLPARAENKMPAQPRVAALDWSAVELLLGLGIVPVAVTQPENYNRTVVAPALPEGVVDLGLVVEPNLEVLASLKPDLILANPIQVATQGSFLSRIAPTEAVSIANAGGDPYERAKAETMRIAVRLGRVEQAKALEARTEAILTEAAASACPAERHPTYLVWIVDHRNIVVYGRTSLFQTVLDRLRIANAWTGASNASGFTAVGIEQLATGPADARIVHIGPIQSDAARALAGSRLWQTLPAVREHHVDVVAPVWFYGGLPAIARFAELMTGLAKRDCPRG